The Armatimonadota bacterium region CTCCACCGCTGCATTTTAGACGGCGGTCGCGTCCACCGGGTTACCCCCTGTGGAACCTTTTGGACAGGCTAGTCGTATACTAGAGTAGCGCATGTCCTCCTTTTCACTCTGTCCATCACGTCGATGGAGCCTGCTTGACAGAGCGTTCGCCCAACCCCGACAGCTCTGGAAGCAGGCAACTTTTTTGACTCGGAACTTGCTTGCTTTTTACTTCCACAGTACAATAGAACCATCCTCTTTCGGGGAGGGAAAAGTGACGTGTCTTCTTTGGGGGATGTGCTGACACCGTTGTTGCTGGCTTCTTTACTGGGGGCGGTGGTAGGGCTGGAGCGTGAGCTGCACGGCAGACCGGCGGGTCTGCGCACGCATATTCTGTTGTCGATGGGGGCGGCGCTGTTCGGCATGCTCTCTGTCGGCATGAAGGGTGCCAATACCGACCCCACGCGCATCGCTGCGCAGGTGGTGACGGGTATCGGTTTCATCGGAGCGGGAACGATCATCCATCTGGGAGGCACGGTGCGGGGACTGACCACTGCTGCGAGCATCTGGACGACCGCTGCTATCGGGCTAGCAGTCGGCTTGCACCGTCAGTACTGGTTGATGGCGATAGCCGCGACCGTGCTGGCTTTCTTGACGCTCGCGCTGGTACATCTGCTGGAGAGCTTTCTCAAGCTCAAGCGGCGGGTTCGGGACATGGAGGTGGTGGCGGAGGAGGGAGCGGCGGTTGTTGAACCTGTTCTGGATGTGCTGTCCGCGATGCGCGTGGAGGTGCAGTCGATCCGCACTCTACCTACTCTGCTACCCGGAACGCGCCGTTATGAGCTGTCGCTAGACCTGCCGGCTCGTGTTTCCGCAGAACTGGTGCTCGGCAGGGTAGCTCAGTGTCCGACGGTCCGGGAGGTGAAATGGGACTGATGCCAGCATTACTGGATATGCGCCTTGTGGACGGGATAGTGTCGCGCGCTTTGCAGGAGGATATCGGCACGGGAGATACGACCACTCAGCTCACCGTACCCGAAGGAGTGGAGGCAGTTGGTGAGTTTCGCACTGCCCAGCCGGGTGTGCTAGCGGGAATGCCCGTGGTGGAGCGTGTCTTCGCCCAGCTGAATCCCAGGGTGCGCCTGGAACCTCTGGTGAAGGAGGGACAGCGGTTTGATGCCGGCACGGTGCTCGCAGAGGTGCACGGTGATGCGAGGTGCTTGTTAACTGGGGAGCGAGTGGCTCTGAATTTCGTACAGCGGCTCAGCGGGATTGCCACCCTGACAGCGCGTTTTGTGGAGGCGGTGAAAGGTCTTCCTGTGCGAATCTGTGACACGCGCAAGACGACGCCCGGGCTACGCTATCTGGAGCGCTATGCGGTGCGGGTGGGGGGCGGTTTCAACCATCGCTTTGGGTTGTACGATGCGGTATTAATCAAGGACAATCACATTGCGGTGTGTGGAGGAATCGCACAGGCGGTGCATCGCGTGCGGCATACTCTGCCCCACACGATGAAGGTAGAGGTGGAATGTGATTCTCTCCAGCAGGTTCAGGAGGCGCTGGAGGCGGGAGTAGAAATCATCTTGCTGGATAACATGTCTCTGGATGATCTGCGCGAGGCGGTGCGAATGGCTAAAGGGCGAGCATTTTTGGAAGCTTCGGGCGGGGTGCGCCTCGACACCGTGCGCCAGATCGCAGAAACCGGCGTGGATGCTATCTCGGTAGGTGCGCTCACGCACTCCGCGCCCGCTATCGATATCCAACTGGAGATTCGCCTGAAATAGACACTTTCAGACACGTCTGGCGCGCGTTCGGGCTTCACGCCGTGCGGCTTTTTGCTTTTCCTCTTTGCGCTTACGTCGTTGGCGCAGCTCTCTCTGTCTCATGCGCATAGCATCGCCTCCTTCTCAGTTTCACCAATGCGAGATTCTACAGGCAGAACAGCAAAAAGTCAAATGTTTCGGGGCAACCTGTTGCGTTTTGGGACGGTGTGCATTATAATGGAATTGTCACACTTTTTGCAGAGCACGCCAGAGCAGAGGAAGTAGCCTTTCCCGTAACGTGCAGATGAGTGCGGTCCAGCACACGCGAAAGGGGGGCTTTACCATGCCGAAGGCGAAAGACATCATGACCACCGATGTGGTCACCATTCAGGGCACTGCCACCGTAGCGGAAGCGGTTGCGTTGATGAAGCAGAGGGGTTTGCGCTCGCTGATTGTGGAGCGGCGCAGTGAAGATGATGCGTATGGCATCCTCACTCAGCGCGACATCGTGTACAAGGTAGTGGCAAAGGGGCTTGACCCCAATGCGGTGCAGGTGCACGAGATTATGTCCAAGCCGCTGGTGGTAGTCAATCCCAATCTGGACGTGAAGTACGTGGCACGGTTGCTGGCGAACACCGGCTTGTCACGTGCCCCGGTCATCGGGGAGCACCGGCTGATGGGGGTGGTGTCGCTGAGCGACATCGTGAACAAGGCGATGTAAGAGTAGCAGGGGGCAGGCTGGGCTGGTCTGCCCCCTCTTCTAGAACTCGTAGGAATAGAATACCGCCACACCGAGCCGGCGTGCGTAATCTTCTGCGTCTGGCTCCGAAGTGATGTGCGTGACGACAATAGGCAGGATGTTCGGATAGACCTCGCGCAGAGCATCCACCGTACGTCGCAGGAAGCGGTCAATGTCGTTCTTGGACAGCTGCGACTTGCTTTCCCCGACAAGGACGACTTGCTCTCCATCGCGTGTGGCTGTGCCGAAAATGTTCACCTCGATGTAATGCCCCGCGCTGTCTTGCACGTACTGTCTTTTGAGCCTGCCTTCCACCCGTAGACCATAGTCGCGCAGGAGCAGTTCGGGCAGCGCTTTCATCGCCTCGTTCTCCAGCACATATCCCACCGTCTGCGACAAGCCGCCAACCTGCTTTTGCAGGTCCTTGACGGTCAATGCAAGGTCGCGCAGAGCCTCCTGGGTCTGGCGCACTGTTTCAGCCAGTTCGCGGAAGCGCTCGTCTGTCTGCTTGCGATACTCCTGGAACTCGGCATACATCTGCTGCTGTGCCTCGCGCAGTTCGCGGAACCGCTCGTCTGTCTGCTTGCGATACTCCTGGAACTCGGCATACATCTGCTGCTGTGCCTCGCGCAGTTCGCGGAAGCGCTCGTCTGTCTGCTTGCGATACTCCTGGAACTCGGCATACATCTGCTGCTGTGCCTCCGCCAGTTCACGGAACCGCTCGTCCGTTTGCTTGCGATACTCCTGGAACTCGGCGTAAGCCTTTTGCTGGAACTGAGCAAGCTCTTCGACCCTTTGCTCGGTACGTCTTTGTGCCTCAGCCAGTTCGCGGAACCGCTCGTCTGTCTGCTTGCGATACTCCTGGAACTCGGCATACATCTGCTGCTGTGCCTCGCGCAGTTCGCGGAACCGCTCGTCCGTTTGCTTGCGATACTCCTGGAACTCGGTGTAAGCCTTTTGCTGGAACTGAGCAAGCTCTTCGACCCTTTGCTCGGTACGTCTTTGTGCCTCAGCCAGTTCGCGGAACCGCTCGTCTGTCTGCTTGCGGAACTCCTGGAACTCGGCATACATCTGCTGCTGCGACTCTACCAGGCGACTGACGGCATTCTCCAGCGATTCCAGTCGCCTGAGCACCAGGTTTTCCAGCAACCGCTCATGAGCGGAGACAATAGCCTGTGCCAGTTTCTCCGCAACTGGTTTGTCCACAACGGAGCTGAGCTCGTCTACTAGTTCAGAAAACAGTGTCGTGTTCATCTTTCCTCTCTTGTATTATACTCCCAAAGGCATGCTGCGCACAACGATAGTTGCCACGTTTTCTTCCTTCTGATATAATATCATGGTGGATTCTGTCTACCATATTCTGCCCGCAGGAAAGGAAAATCCGCGAATGCCTGAAGAGATTGCTGAACGACAGCCGGAGATTGAAATCGTACCGCTGGAGGAAGAGTTAAGTCGCTCGTATCTCGGTTACGCCATGAGCACCATCATCGCGCGCGCCCTGCCTGATGTGCGCGATGGGCTCAAACCCGTGCAACGCCGAATCCTCTACGCCATGCGCGAAATGGGCGTCACCCCCAACAGTGCCCACGTGAAGTGTGCCGCCGTATGTGGTGAGACCATGAAGCGTTTCCACCCGCACGGCAACGAGGCGTTGTACGCAACCCTCGTGCGCATGGCGCAGGACTTCAGCATGCGCTACCCGCTGATTGATGGGCAGGGCAACTTTGGGAGCGTGGATGGCGACCCTCCCGCGGCGATGCGCTACACCGAGTGCCGTCTCTCGCCTCTGGCGATGGAGATGATGGAGGATATCGATAAGGAGACGGTGGACTGGCAGCCCAACTACGACCAGTCTACCGTGGAGCCGATGGTGCTGCCGGGTAAGTTCCCCAACTTCATCTGCAACGGCGGAAGCGGCATCGCCGTCGGTATGGCGACCAACGTGCCCCCGCACAACCTGCGGGAGGTGGTGGATGCTATTACCTACCTCATCGATCATCCGCAAGCTTCTGTCGCTGACCTGATGAAGTACCTGCCCGGACCTGATTTTCCTACCGCCGGCTTGATTCTGGGCACAAAAGGCATTCGCGAGGCGTACGAGACCGGGCGTGGGCAGATTATCATGCAAGCAAAGACGCAAATCGAGCCCATGGACGGCGGCAAGCAAGCCATCGTCATCACCGAGCTACCTTATCAGGTAAACAAGGCGAAGCTCATCGAACAGATTGCCAACCTGGTGAAGGGCAAACGGGTGGAAGGCATCACCGCCATCGACGACTTTACCGACCGCACGGGGATGCGCGTGGTCATCGAACTGCGGCGCGACGTGAACCCCCACAAGATACTCAACTTCCTGCTGAAGCACACGCCTATGCGTCTGTCGTTCGGCGTGATTATGCTCGCGCTGGAAGACGGCGTGCCGCGCGTGCTCAACCTCAAGCAGGTGCTGCAGAACTATATCCACCATCGACGGGATGTGATTATCCGACGCACCCGTTACGAGCTGTACCGTGCCCAGCAACGTGCCCATATCCTGGAAGGGCTGCAGGTCGTGGTGCGCTTTCTGGACGAAATCATCCGCATCATCCGGCAGTCGGAGAACAGCGAGGTGGCTCGGCGCGCCCTCATGCGCCGATTCGGCTTCACGCAGATACAAGCAGAAGCCATTCTTTCCATGCAGCTGCGCCAGCTGACCGCGCTGGAGCAACAGCGGCTGGAGGATGAATACAAGAATCTGCTGCAGGAGATTGCCTATTTGGAAGACATTCTGGTGGACGAGCGGCGTGTGGCGCAGATTATCAAGCAGGAACTGAAGGAGCTCAAGGACAAATACGGGGACGACCGACGCACCCGCATCATCGCGCGTGAGGCAGAGGAAATCGGTGAAGAGGATATGATTCCCGAAGAGGAGATGCTGGTGACCATCACGCGCGATGGCTACATCAAGCGTCTGCCTCTGGACACCTACCGCAGCCAGCGGCGCGGCGGCAAGGGGGTGATTGCCACCACTACCAAAGAGGAGGATACCCTGGAGCATATCTTCCAGGTCAGCACGCACCACTATATTCTCTTCTTCACCGACAGAGGACGAGTGTATCGCCTGAAGGCATACGAAGTCCCGCAGGCGACGCGCCAGGCGCGGGGAACGGCGATTATCAACCTGATCCGCATCGAACCCGGCGAAAAGATAACCGCTACCGTTTCCGTTGCCGACTTCTCGCCCGACAAATATCTGGTAATGGGCACGCGCCGGGGCGAGGTGAAACGCATTGCATTGTCCGAGTTCGCCAATCTGCGCGCGAACGGACTGTTTGCCTTTGACCTGGAAGAGGGCGATGAGCTCGGCTGGGTGCAGGTG contains the following coding sequences:
- a CDS encoding magnesium transporter MgtC, which codes for MSSLGDVLTPLLLASLLGAVVGLERELHGRPAGLRTHILLSMGAALFGMLSVGMKGANTDPTRIAAQVVTGIGFIGAGTIIHLGGTVRGLTTAASIWTTAAIGLAVGLHRQYWLMAIAATVLAFLTLALVHLLESFLKLKRRVRDMEVVAEEGAAVVEPVLDVLSAMRVEVQSIRTLPTLLPGTRRYELSLDLPARVSAELVLGRVAQCPTVREVKWD
- the nadC gene encoding nicotinate-nucleotide diphosphorylase (carboxylating); translation: MGLMPALLDMRLVDGIVSRALQEDIGTGDTTTQLTVPEGVEAVGEFRTAQPGVLAGMPVVERVFAQLNPRVRLEPLVKEGQRFDAGTVLAEVHGDARCLLTGERVALNFVQRLSGIATLTARFVEAVKGLPVRICDTRKTTPGLRYLERYAVRVGGGFNHRFGLYDAVLIKDNHIAVCGGIAQAVHRVRHTLPHTMKVEVECDSLQQVQEALEAGVEIILLDNMSLDDLREAVRMAKGRAFLEASGGVRLDTVRQIAETGVDAISVGALTHSAPAIDIQLEIRLK
- a CDS encoding CBS domain-containing protein, coding for MPKAKDIMTTDVVTIQGTATVAEAVALMKQRGLRSLIVERRSEDDAYGILTQRDIVYKVVAKGLDPNAVQVHEIMSKPLVVVNPNLDVKYVARLLANTGLSRAPVIGEHRLMGVVSLSDIVNKAM
- the gyrA gene encoding DNA gyrase subunit A encodes the protein MPEEIAERQPEIEIVPLEEELSRSYLGYAMSTIIARALPDVRDGLKPVQRRILYAMREMGVTPNSAHVKCAAVCGETMKRFHPHGNEALYATLVRMAQDFSMRYPLIDGQGNFGSVDGDPPAAMRYTECRLSPLAMEMMEDIDKETVDWQPNYDQSTVEPMVLPGKFPNFICNGGSGIAVGMATNVPPHNLREVVDAITYLIDHPQASVADLMKYLPGPDFPTAGLILGTKGIREAYETGRGQIIMQAKTQIEPMDGGKQAIVITELPYQVNKAKLIEQIANLVKGKRVEGITAIDDFTDRTGMRVVIELRRDVNPHKILNFLLKHTPMRLSFGVIMLALEDGVPRVLNLKQVLQNYIHHRRDVIIRRTRYELYRAQQRAHILEGLQVVVRFLDEIIRIIRQSENSEVARRALMRRFGFTQIQAEAILSMQLRQLTALEQQRLEDEYKNLLQEIAYLEDILVDERRVAQIIKQELKELKDKYGDDRRTRIIAREAEEIGEEDMIPEEEMLVTITRDGYIKRLPLDTYRSQRRGGKGVIATTTKEEDTLEHIFQVSTHHYILFFTDRGRVYRLKAYEVPQATRQARGTAIINLIRIEPGEKITATVSVADFSPDKYLVMGTRRGEVKRIALSEFANLRANGLFAFDLEEGDELGWVQVTSGNDELVFVTRRGMSLRFHENDVRSMGRGAGGVRGIQLGKDDAVVALVKAYKDRDLLVISEKGYGKRTPFSEYRVQGRGGKGIITFNVTQRTGMLVDAKGVLPDDRIIAVTAQGKAIRVPVSQIRRTGRAAQGVRIMTPDNGDYVNALARIVQRIDDEGVEESEQT